The genome window GCCCCTCCACCACGGCGTCACGGATGGCGGCGGTGTGCCGGGGGTCACGGCCCCTGGCCTCGGTGGTGAGCACGGCGACCGTGACGCCCTCGCTGTGGCCGGTCGCGGGGGTCCACGCGGTGGCCGCGTCGGCGTCGTCGGAGCGGACGCACCACACCCGGTTCGCCTCTGCCTCCGCCGAGGCCCGGGAGTTCGCCTCGGGGTCGCTGGTGGCGATCAGGGCGTACCAGGCGTCCGCGAGGTCGCCTTCCTCGTACGGGCGCCGCTCCCAGGTGATCTCACCCGCGTCCGCCATGGCTTCGACCGAGGGGGTCGCTTCCGGGGAGACGAGGACGATGTCCGCGCCTGCCGCGATGAGCGCCGGGAGGCGGCGCTGGGCGACCTGGCCGCCGCCGAGGACGACGACGCGGCGTCCGGTCAGGCGGAGCCCTACGGGGTAAGGGGGGTGTTCGGCCATGGAGGTGCGGCTCCTCGTGCGGCGGTGGGACGGCGGCCTCTGCGGCTTTGGAGGGGCCTGACGTGCGGAATTCTATGGTGCGGACGTCAGGGGCGGCTCACCTGGTCGAAGGCTGAGCCGCCCCTGCACTCGGACGTGGCGTGGTGCTACTTCTCCGTGACGCCCGCCGAGTCGAACGTCGCCACCTCGTGCATCGCCCTCGCCGCGCTCTGGACCAGCGGCAGGGCCAGTAGGGCGCCGGTGCCCTCGCCCAGGCGGAGGTCCAGGTCGACCAGGGGCCGAAGGCCCAGCTTGTTCAGGGCGGCCACATGGCCCGGCTCCGCGCTGCGGTGGCCTGCGATGCACGCCGCGAGCACCTCGGGGGCGATGGCGCGCGCCACCAGGGCGGCGGCGCCCGCGCTGACGCCGTCCAGGATGACCGGCGTGCGCAGGGACGCGCCGCCGAGCAGCAGGCCCACCATCGCCGCGTGCTCCAGGCCGCCGAACGCCGCCAGGACGCCGATCGGGTCGGCCGGGTCCGGCTGGTGGAGTTCGATGGCGCGGCGCACGACCTCCGTCTTGCGGGCGAGCGTCTCGTCGTTGATGCCGGTGCCGCGGCCCGTCACCTCGGACGGGTCCGTGTCCGTGAAGACGGCGATCAGGGCGGCCGAGGCCGTCGTGTTCGCGATGCCCATCTCACCGGTGAGCAGCGCGCGGTTGCCGGCCGCCACCAGGTCGCGGGCCGTCTCGATGCCGACCTCGATCGCCTGCTTGACCTCCTCGCGGGTGAGCGCGGGGCCGGTCGTCATGTCGGCCGTGCCGGCGCGGACCTTGCGCGGCAGCAGGCCGGGGGTGGCGGGCAGGTCGGCGGCCACACCCACGTCGATGACACAGACCTCGGCACCGACCTGGCCCGCGAAGGCGTTGCAGACCGCTCCCCCGCCCAGGAAGTTGGCGACCATCTGGCCCGTCACCTCCTGGGGCCACGGGGTGACGCCCTGGGCGTGCACGCCGTGGTCGCCCGCGAAGATGGCGACGGCCGCGGGCTCCGGGATCGGCGGCGGGCACTGCCGGGACAGGCCGGACAGCTGCGCGGAGATGATCTCCAGCATGCCGAGGGCGCCCGCGGGCTTGGTCATCCGCTTCTGCCGCTCCCAGGCCTCGCCGAGCGCCTTGGCGTCCAGCGGGCGGATGCCGGCGACGGTCTCAGCGAGCAGGTCGTGCGGCTCCTCGCCGGGCAGCGCGCGACGGCCGTACGTCTCCTCGTGCACGACCCAGGACAGCGGGCGGCGCTTGGACCAGCCCGCCTGCATCAGCTCGGGCTCCTCCGGGAACTCGTCGACGTACCCGACGCACAGGTACGCCACGACCTCCAGGTGCTCGGGCAGCCCGAGGGCGCGGACCATCTCGCGCTCGTCGAAGAAGCTGACCCAGCCGACCCCGAGGCCCTCGGCGCGGGCCGCGAGCCACAGGTTCTCGACGGCGAGCGCGGAGGAGTACGGCGCCATCTGCGGCTGGGTGTGCCGGCCGAGGGTGTGGCGGCCGCCCCGGGTGGGGTCGGCGGTGACCACGATGTTCACCGGTGTGTCGAGGATGGCCTCGATCTTCAGTTCCTTGAACTGCTTCGCCCGGCCCTTGGGCAGCGACTTGGCGTACGCCTCGCGCTGGCGCATGGCCAGTTCGTGCATCGTGCGGCGCGTCTCGGCGGATCGGATGACGACGAAGTCCCACGGCTGGGAGTGGCCCACGGAGGGTGCCGTGTGGGCGGCCTCCAGGACGCGCAGCAGCACGTCGTGCGGGATCGGGTCGCTGCGGAAGCCGTTGCGGATGTCGCGGCGCTCGCGCATCACGCGCAGGACGGCTTCGCGCTCGGCGTCGTCGTATCCGGGCGCCGCCGGGCCGGTGGACTGTCGTGCTTCTTCCACGGCGGCCGTGCTCTCTTCCTGGTCGGCGGCCCGGGTGTCGAGGTCGTCCGCCTGCTGTGCGACTACGGTCTCCAGGTCCTCGGCATGCGGCTCCGGGGCGGGCGCCTCGCCCTCGCGGGGGCCGGGAACCATGGCGACGGGCTCCTGCACCGCCGGTTCCTCCTGCTGGGCGACGGCCGGAGCGGATTCCTCGGCGGGCTGCTGCTCCTGGACGGGCAGGGGCGGCACGGTCAGCGCGTGCGGCGGGGTGGGGGCCAGGTGCGGGGTGGTCGGCACGGTGCCCTCGACGGGCACGAACCGGCCGAACGACTGGTCCGCCTGGGGCTCCACAGGCGCTTCGGCCTGCACACCGGCGGTATCGGCCGGGACGCCGGGCGCGTCGGCGGGCGCACCGGGTGCGGCGGCGGCTCGCCACCCGCCTCCTGCTCGCCGTGCGCCTGGGCGGGTCCGCCCACCGGCAGGGCCTCCGCGGGCTCGGTGACCACGGGCTGCGCCTCCTCGGGGGCCTGCTGCGGCGCGGGCTCGGCGAACAGTGCCGGGGCGTCAGATGTCTGGGCTTCGGTGTCCGTCAGGGGCGCGTGCTGGTCCGCTGCCGGTGCCGCGGCCGGGGTCCCGCTTGCGTCGTGGACCTGCTCGGCCGGGGTCCCGCCGGTGTTGTCGACCTGCTCGGCCGGGGCCTGGCCCGGATCGTGGACCTCCTGCTGGACCGGGGCCCCGGCGACGGGTTCGTGGTCCTCGGCGGGGGCCGTCGGGTGCGGGGCGGGTGCCGGAACGGGGACCTGCGCGGTCTGCGGGGCGGCGCTGCTTCGGCCGCGGGCGCGGGCACGCCGATGTGCGGGTCCCCGTCCACGGGCGCTACGACCCGGAAGTCCGGGGCGGCATCCGCCACGGGCACGGCGTCCGGGACCTGCGGGGCGAGCCCGGCGGGGGTCCCGTCC of Streptomyces cynarae contains these proteins:
- the cobT gene encoding nicotinate-nucleotide--dimethylbenzimidazole phosphoribosyltransferase → MQAEAPVEPQADQSFGRFVPVEGTVPTTPHLAPTPPHALTVPPLPVQEQQPAEESAPAVAQQEEPAVQEPVAMVPGPREGEAPAPEPHAEDLETVVAQQADDLDTRAADQEESTAAVEEARQSTGPAAPGYDDAEREAVLRVMRERRDIRNGFRSDPIPHDVLLRVLEAAHTAPSVGHSQPWDFVVIRSAETRRTMHELAMRQREAYAKSLPKGRAKQFKELKIEAILDTPVNIVVTADPTRGGRHTLGRHTQPQMAPYSSALAVENLWLAARAEGLGVGWVSFFDEREMVRALGLPEHLEVVAYLCVGYVDEFPEEPELMQAGWSKRRPLSWVVHEETYGRRALPGEEPHDLLAETVAGIRPLDAKALGEAWERQKRMTKPAGALGMLEIISAQLSGLSRQCPPPIPEPAAVAIFAGDHGVHAQGVTPWPQEVTGQMVANFLGGGAVCNAFAGQVGAEVCVIDVGVAADLPATPGLLPRKVRAGTADMTTGPALTREEVKQAIEVGIETARDLVAAGNRALLTGEMGIANTTASAALIAVFTDTDPSEVTGRGTGINDETLARKTEVVRRAIELHQPDPADPIGVLAAFGGLEHAAMVGLLLGGASLRTPVILDGVSAGAAALVARAIAPEVLAACIAGHRSAEPGHVAALNKLGLRPLVDLDLRLGEGTGALLALPLVQSAARAMHEVATFDSAGVTEK